The Methylomicrobium agile genome has a segment encoding these proteins:
- the cas6e gene encoding type I-E CRISPR-associated protein Cas6/Cse3/CasE — MYLSKIHIPWHQAKNPYQFHQALWRLFPGQDESTRDFLFRVEQMQKGIGANVLLQSTLQPQSSVQSPSLLAQREYDLNVQNGQHFRFRLRANPIKTIKDSDKGTFEKKGKTYTKTVRVPLLQEEQQQAWLERKLQTFARLETLTMQPEPVLYFRKIKEGRSGKIQTVLFDGILTVTDATLFKQEITQGIGPAKAFGCGLLSIARI; from the coding sequence ATGTATCTGAGTAAAATTCACATTCCCTGGCATCAGGCGAAAAACCCTTACCAGTTTCATCAGGCGCTCTGGCGTCTGTTTCCGGGACAGGATGAATCAACGCGGGATTTTTTATTTCGGGTTGAACAGATGCAAAAAGGCATTGGAGCCAATGTTCTTTTACAGTCCACTTTACAACCTCAAAGCAGCGTCCAAAGCCCGTCGCTTCTCGCTCAACGCGAATACGATTTGAATGTGCAGAACGGCCAACACTTTCGCTTTCGCCTGCGCGCTAATCCGATCAAAACGATTAAGGACAGCGACAAAGGCACATTCGAGAAAAAAGGCAAAACCTATACGAAAACCGTGCGCGTTCCTTTGTTGCAAGAAGAACAGCAGCAGGCCTGGCTGGAACGTAAGCTACAAACTTTTGCGCGACTGGAAACACTGACGATGCAGCCGGAACCCGTTCTATATTTTCGCAAAATTAAAGAAGGCCGAAGCGGTAAAATTCAAACCGTGCTGTTCGACGGCATATTGACTGTCACTGATGCAACCCTATTTAAGCAGGAAATAACTCAAGGTATTGGCCCTGCCAAAGCCTTCGGCTGCGGCTTGCTATCTATCGCCAGGATTTAA
- the cas1e gene encoding type I-E CRISPR-associated endonuclease Cas1e, with protein sequence MLPPLKPIAMKERVSMVFIEKGQIDVKDGAFVVIDETGIRTHIPVGSIACIMLEPGTRVSHHAAALAARAGTLLVWVGEAGVRVYASGQPGGARSDRLLYQAKLALDDAARLKVVRKMYEIRFGEKPPERRSVEQLRGIEGARVKKTYELLAKQAGVTWKGRRYDPTEWDNSDMANRCVSSATACLYGICEAAVLAAGYAPAIGFIHTGKPLSFVYDIADLFKFDEIIPHAFKIAAKNYRDPEREVRLMCRDIFRQSKILRKIIPTIEDVLAAGDLEIPKPAEESVLPAIPNPESIGDVGHRS encoded by the coding sequence ATGCTCCCACCACTCAAACCCATCGCGATGAAAGAACGCGTGTCGATGGTCTTCATCGAAAAAGGCCAGATCGACGTGAAAGACGGCGCCTTTGTCGTGATCGACGAAACCGGCATCCGCACTCACATTCCGGTCGGCAGCATCGCCTGCATCATGCTGGAACCGGGCACCCGCGTTTCCCATCATGCCGCAGCGCTAGCCGCCAGAGCCGGCACATTGCTGGTCTGGGTCGGCGAAGCGGGCGTCCGGGTCTATGCTTCGGGACAGCCGGGCGGCGCGCGTTCCGACCGCTTGCTGTATCAGGCCAAACTGGCGCTGGACGATGCCGCCCGCTTGAAGGTCGTGCGCAAGATGTACGAGATCCGCTTCGGCGAAAAACCGCCCGAACGCCGCAGCGTAGAACAATTGCGCGGCATCGAAGGCGCCCGCGTAAAAAAAACCTACGAACTGCTGGCCAAGCAGGCCGGCGTCACTTGGAAAGGCCGCCGCTACGATCCGACGGAATGGGACAACAGCGATATGGCCAACCGCTGCGTCAGCTCGGCTACCGCCTGCCTCTACGGTATCTGCGAAGCGGCCGTGCTGGCGGCCGGCTACGCACCGGCGATCGGTTTCATTCATACCGGCAAGCCGTTGTCTTTCGTGTATGACATCGCCGACCTGTTCAAATTCGACGAGATCATTCCGCACGCCTTCAAAATCGCTGCGAAGAATTACCGCGATCCGGAACGCGAAGTCCGGCTGATGTGCCGCGATATTTTCCGGCAAAGCAAAATCCTGAGAAAAATCATTCCCACCATCGAAGACGTACTGGCCGCCGGCGACTTGGAAATTCCCAAGCCCGCCGAAGAGTCCGTACTCCCCGCCATCCCCAATCCCGAGAGCATCGGCGA
- the casA gene encoding type I-E CRISPR-associated protein Cse1/CasA yields the protein MNLLTDAWIPIQQQGSYQKITLQQLLCGEQSGELCLPRNDMELACLQLLCAITQVLFTPKNKKELGQYIQQPMTAQDYVEVSRGKMSWFDLNHAKTPFMQIRGVKSTQPTGMDKLLAGVADGTNKAFVNPQGLGEVLCGGCAAIALFNAANNCPSMGGGFKGSLRGSTPITILIRGKELRQTIWLNVLTEETAEAAMPWYQNTKNQLPNYLDTVKADAKIAASAIGLNRGLLWQPAHFELLPPKTSGCCSCCGCIEPVYDGFNKAKFNYTVEGVWPHPLSARIFTVKKGEKEEKFPSFTTTAPTWTHLSRLVVDQQTDKEGQQTAPVIQQARTFMASDKIQLIVGGYRNNQATILERRHELFSLAQGWATHGEVIHQIIAVGLAYKTALRKALYLFAVGIKDKVHGSGINLCESAETNYYQQTESLLHYSLAAVDYAAPSAALNAQNGKLKAMVTALFEQATEPYRQEPKMLKALALARRSLNKSLQELEPEGANT from the coding sequence ATGAACTTACTGACAGATGCTTGGATACCCATCCAGCAACAAGGCAGCTACCAAAAGATTACTTTGCAGCAACTGCTGTGCGGCGAACAAAGCGGCGAGCTTTGCCTGCCGCGCAACGACATGGAATTGGCCTGTTTGCAGTTGCTTTGCGCCATAACGCAAGTCCTGTTTACGCCCAAGAACAAAAAGGAATTGGGACAATATATCCAACAACCGATGACGGCACAGGACTATGTCGAAGTCAGCCGGGGAAAAATGTCTTGGTTCGATCTAAATCACGCGAAGACCCCGTTCATGCAAATTCGCGGCGTCAAATCCACCCAACCAACGGGCATGGATAAATTGCTGGCAGGCGTAGCTGACGGCACTAATAAAGCCTTCGTTAACCCGCAAGGGCTGGGTGAAGTTTTATGCGGCGGTTGTGCAGCCATTGCATTGTTCAATGCGGCCAACAACTGTCCAAGTATGGGCGGCGGTTTTAAGGGGAGCTTGCGCGGCAGTACGCCCATTACGATTTTGATCCGGGGGAAAGAACTACGGCAAACCATCTGGTTAAACGTATTGACCGAAGAAACAGCGGAAGCTGCGATGCCGTGGTATCAAAATACGAAGAACCAATTGCCGAATTATCTGGACACCGTCAAAGCCGATGCCAAAATCGCTGCCTCCGCGATCGGCCTCAATCGAGGTTTGTTGTGGCAGCCGGCGCATTTCGAGCTTTTGCCGCCAAAGACTTCCGGTTGCTGCAGTTGTTGCGGTTGCATAGAACCGGTATATGACGGTTTTAACAAGGCCAAATTTAATTACACGGTAGAAGGCGTTTGGCCGCATCCCCTATCCGCCCGTATTTTTACCGTTAAAAAAGGCGAGAAAGAAGAAAAATTTCCATCCTTTACCACGACCGCGCCGACCTGGACACATTTAAGCCGTTTGGTTGTCGATCAGCAAACCGACAAGGAAGGCCAACAGACTGCACCGGTAATTCAACAAGCCAGAACCTTCATGGCATCCGATAAAATTCAATTGATCGTCGGCGGCTACCGCAACAACCAGGCTACGATTTTAGAACGCCGTCACGAATTGTTCAGTCTGGCGCAAGGCTGGGCGACACACGGCGAAGTAATTCACCAGATCATCGCGGTCGGCCTGGCTTACAAAACGGCGTTAAGAAAAGCGCTGTACCTGTTTGCGGTCGGCATTAAAGACAAAGTGCATGGATCCGGCATCAATCTTTGCGAGTCTGCCGAAACGAACTATTACCAGCAAACGGAAAGCCTGCTGCATTACAGCTTGGCCGCCGTCGATTACGCCGCACCATCGGCGGCATTAAATGCCCAAAACGGCAAGCTCAAGGCAATGGTGACCGCTTTATTCGAACAAGCGACCGAACCCTACCGGCAAGAACCCAAGATGCTGAAAGCCTTGGCGCTGGCGAGGCGATCCTTAAATAAATCCCTGCAAGAACTGGAACCGGAAGGAGCGAATACATGA
- the cas5e gene encoding type I-E CRISPR-associated protein Cas5/CasD gives MRDYLILKLQGPMQAWGRESFEGLRPSELFPGRSALLGLLGACLGIDRTDRRRLQDLAASVSFAVRVDRQGQKMTDYHTVKDAREDYRGLKSHNTIQTWREYWQDACYTVAIWASRDNAPLHLAAIEQAIKQPIYTPVLGRRNCPLARPLFETKIAAESALAALAQTGANQGTLYSEENSPGAIPLKKRDVPIVHQPRQFASRTVFMTAVQGALHVSE, from the coding sequence ATGCGCGACTATCTGATCTTAAAACTGCAAGGCCCGATGCAGGCATGGGGGCGGGAGAGCTTTGAAGGCTTACGGCCCTCTGAGCTGTTCCCCGGACGCAGTGCTTTGTTGGGTTTGCTCGGAGCATGCTTAGGGATCGACCGTACCGACCGGCGACGATTGCAAGATTTGGCAGCCAGCGTTTCGTTTGCCGTACGAGTCGACCGGCAAGGACAAAAAATGACTGATTATCATACCGTCAAGGATGCGAGAGAAGATTATCGCGGCCTCAAAAGCCATAACACCATTCAGACCTGGCGGGAATATTGGCAAGATGCCTGTTACACGGTAGCAATTTGGGCAAGTAGAGATAATGCACCTCTACATTTAGCCGCTATCGAGCAGGCAATTAAGCAGCCGATCTACACACCAGTACTGGGGCGGCGCAACTGTCCATTAGCCAGACCGTTGTTTGAAACGAAGATTGCCGCCGAATCCGCTCTGGCGGCACTAGCGCAAACCGGAGCGAATCAAGGCACCCTTTACAGCGAAGAGAATAGCCCCGGCGCGATACCTCTTAAAAAACGGGATGTGCCGATCGTTCATCAACCGCGCCAATTCGCCAGCCGAACCGTGTTCATGACCGCTGTTCAAGGAGCGCTCCATGTATCTGAGTAA
- the hepT gene encoding type VII toxin-antitoxin system HepT family RNase toxin — translation MPEAYLDSIEQHSRERREDLDGLSVIAAERPFSRIERRAAERALQILIGACIGTAKFWLKAEHLNLPLDAYESFAKLAELQKLSLDELKQWRKIVGMRNALVPDYPAIDADLLRTVLAERSYDFLIDFILKVKRQCTTQR, via the coding sequence ATGCCTGAAGCCTATCTCGACTCGATCGAACAACATAGCCGGGAGCGCCGGGAAGACCTTGATGGCTTGTCTGTTATCGCCGCAGAGCGCCCATTCAGCCGAATTGAACGCCGTGCCGCCGAACGGGCTTTGCAGATATTGATAGGAGCCTGTATCGGCACGGCAAAATTTTGGTTAAAGGCCGAACATCTTAACCTGCCGTTGGACGCATACGAGAGCTTTGCCAAATTGGCCGAATTGCAAAAGCTTTCGCTGGATGAACTGAAGCAATGGCGCAAAATTGTAGGGATGCGCAATGCTTTGGTGCCCGATTATCCGGCCATCGACGCCGACTTGTTACGGACAGTTTTGGCTGAGCGATCGTACGATTTTCTGATCGACTTCATTTTGAAGGTTAAACGGCAATGCACGACTCAACGTTAA
- the cas7e gene encoding type I-E CRISPR-associated protein Cas7/Cse4/CasC translates to MNENFINFHVLISHSPSCLNRDDMNMQKSAIFGGKRRVRVSSQSLKRTMRHSDYYREHLGEPSVRTKHLADFQTQTIAALSGRYEEKLIKQAISYISGKDASAEDAKGDAVAPWVLEEVAYFCEQITALESDGIDPKKLQKQIEKDGQAFRQALARGMDIALSGRMATSGLMSEVGKIDGALAVAHAITTHTVDADIDWFTAVDDLQELGSGHLDTQEFSSGVFYRYASLNLKQLQVNLGLLPDMKAPETGDSRTKVLDIAAHVLHMLATEVPSAKQQSFAAHNLADVALVSFAHQPISLANAFEKPVPADYKTGGFREPSIKELNAYWDKVHRGYDLTERCAEFALDEIALPAGIVAKSSLPDLENWLRNNGQG, encoded by the coding sequence ATGAACGAGAACTTTATCAATTTCCACGTACTGATTTCCCACAGCCCCTCTTGCCTGAACCGCGACGACATGAATATGCAAAAATCGGCGATTTTCGGCGGCAAGCGCCGAGTGCGTGTTTCCAGTCAGAGTTTGAAGCGCACGATGCGCCATAGCGATTATTATCGCGAACACTTGGGGGAACCCAGCGTGCGCACCAAGCATCTGGCGGATTTTCAAACGCAAACCATTGCCGCTCTTTCGGGGCGTTACGAGGAAAAACTGATCAAACAAGCGATCAGCTATATCTCCGGCAAAGATGCCAGCGCCGAAGATGCCAAGGGTGATGCGGTTGCACCCTGGGTATTGGAAGAAGTCGCGTATTTTTGCGAGCAAATCACAGCGCTGGAGTCCGATGGCATCGACCCGAAAAAACTGCAAAAACAAATCGAAAAAGACGGCCAGGCCTTTCGCCAAGCCCTTGCGAGAGGTATGGACATTGCCTTGTCGGGACGGATGGCGACTTCCGGTTTGATGAGCGAAGTCGGCAAAATCGATGGCGCCTTGGCTGTCGCCCATGCTATCACCACCCATACCGTCGATGCCGATATCGACTGGTTTACCGCCGTCGACGACTTGCAGGAATTGGGATCAGGGCATTTGGATACGCAGGAGTTTTCGTCCGGGGTTTTCTACCGTTATGCCAGCTTGAATCTCAAGCAGTTGCAGGTGAATCTCGGATTACTGCCGGACATGAAAGCGCCAGAAACAGGCGACAGCCGTACAAAAGTGCTCGATATTGCCGCGCATGTTTTACACATGCTGGCAACCGAAGTTCCCAGCGCCAAGCAGCAAAGCTTTGCCGCGCACAATCTGGCTGACGTCGCATTGGTCAGCTTCGCCCATCAACCGATTTCGCTGGCCAACGCCTTTGAAAAACCGGTGCCGGCGGACTATAAAACCGGCGGATTTAGAGAGCCGTCAATCAAGGAATTAAACGCCTATTGGGATAAAGTGCATCGCGGTTACGATTTGACGGAACGCTGCGCCGAATTCGCTTTGGATGAAATCGCGCTGCCAGCCGGAATTGTAGCCAAATCCTCCCTGCCTGATCTTGAAAACTGGCTCAGAAACAACGGTCAAGGTTAA
- a CDS encoding type II toxin-antitoxin system VapC family toxin, with the protein MKNLVIADTGYFAALANPKDRYHLLALSVSQSISDDLITTWPVITELCHYLVKNISPQAQAFFLDEISTGIIQVVNTEKEHLNRTRRLLLKYADLPMDFADASLVILAEELGHGRILSTDRRDFNTYRWKNHKPFQNLLLPDD; encoded by the coding sequence ATGAAAAATTTAGTCATCGCTGATACGGGATATTTTGCGGCGTTGGCTAATCCCAAGGATAGGTACCATCTGCTTGCACTTTCGGTAAGTCAATCGATTTCCGACGACTTGATCACCACTTGGCCTGTCATTACCGAATTATGTCATTATTTGGTTAAAAATATTTCACCGCAGGCGCAAGCCTTTTTTCTGGATGAAATTTCAACAGGGATTATTCAGGTTGTGAATACAGAAAAGGAGCATCTCAATCGAACGCGACGCTTGCTTTTGAAATATGCTGATCTTCCTATGGATTTTGCCGATGCCTCCCTGGTGATTTTAGCCGAAGAGTTGGGCCACGGCCGGATTCTCTCGACCGATCGGCGCGATTTCAACACGTATCGCTGGAAAAATCACAAACCATTCCAAAACCTGCTGCTGCCGGACGACTGA
- the mntA gene encoding type VII toxin-antitoxin system MntA family adenylyltransferase antitoxin, producing MSELLQKIAELADNDSDIAVVWLYGSRAKGNAHASSDYDLAVAFNRFIKDDPIEKRLRPECLALDWQRALGLHDFQLSIVDINQAPIPLAFEIIQADTVIFCRDENRLWQETLRIHSRMELDYA from the coding sequence ATGTCTGAACTGCTGCAAAAAATCGCCGAGCTAGCCGATAACGATTCCGACATTGCGGTCGTCTGGCTCTACGGTTCGCGCGCGAAAGGCAATGCCCATGCGTCCAGCGATTACGATCTAGCCGTAGCATTCAACCGCTTCATCAAAGACGATCCGATCGAAAAGCGGCTACGGCCCGAGTGTCTCGCGCTGGACTGGCAACGGGCTTTAGGTCTGCATGATTTTCAGTTGTCCATTGTGGACATCAATCAGGCGCCGATTCCTTTGGCGTTTGAAATCATTCAGGCCGATACGGTCATTTTTTGCCGGGATGAAAACCGGCTTTGGCAGGAAACGCTCCGCATTCATAGCCGCATGGAACTCGATTATGCCTGA
- the casB gene encoding type I-E CRISPR-associated protein Cse2/CasB produces MALYEHYQKLKPGPQAELKRVVQPDDLLEIPAFYRLLQDNKASKNMQRLVFCLPLIKHQDNGDSLGKALAKADINEKRLFMVIRSQEPNDLIQLRRLLKQAEPKLDWPSAAKTLYFWNDRAKRQLLEDFFFYQNSKTKESA; encoded by the coding sequence ATGGCTTTGTATGAACATTACCAAAAGCTGAAACCCGGCCCGCAAGCCGAACTCAAGCGTGTCGTGCAACCGGACGACTTGCTTGAAATCCCTGCTTTCTATCGGCTATTGCAAGACAACAAGGCGAGCAAAAACATGCAGCGCTTGGTGTTTTGCCTGCCGTTGATCAAGCACCAGGACAACGGCGATTCGCTGGGAAAAGCGCTGGCAAAAGCCGACATCAACGAAAAGCGACTGTTTATGGTGATTCGTTCTCAGGAACCGAATGACCTGATCCAGTTGAGACGGCTGCTCAAACAGGCCGAGCCGAAGCTGGATTGGCCCTCAGCGGCGAAAACCCTGTATTTCTGGAACGACCGCGCCAAACGCCAGCTATTGGAAGATTTCTTCTTCTATCAAAACAGCAAAACCAAAGAATCCGCTTAA
- the cas3 gene encoding CRISPR-associated helicase/endonuclease Cas3 — MAEETNKEIPLYYRYWGKAKPETDSGGPAYHLLPYHCLDVAAVADIWLNRSYDIKRCFTDITGLDEEKSRAWLLFFIALHDYGKFDLRFQRKAREAWENVNAELNAIPTQLTGQAIKEYNHGPAGLYWFYRDQHPRFSSGDGDFYFDDNDEWLAWSSWLAPVVGHHGIVPGEHEKDAPKYSLFASETLLDTFKQARLQWLQALERLFLVPAGLTLADTPPLLEQTKNKQSPATMLAGFCSVADWLGSCDWFRYDKQPCPDLEKLTQWYEQRLEIAGSILQEAGVISQVQPYQSIDVLLNGNSPRQVQCLIERLPKTPGMTLIEASTGSGKTETALAYAWQLLALGLADSIVFALPTQATANAMLSRLEKAAPLLFANQTNVVLAHGRAKYQQDFIDLKQACRPQTAQGNEEAWVQCGNWLAQSRKRVFLGQIGVCTVDQVFVSVLPVKHKFVRGFGLGRSVLIIDEVHAYDSYMYGLMDAVLEQQRLAGGSAILLSATLPSGQKRQLAAAWACQYEVVNQTYPIISHYSAGQVETFDLMEMPEQQPKPVTVGLELIKYPELLPDALFLQRLLDAVEQGAQVCLVCNLVADAQQLYQRCQVLIEQSAILTAEQCLLFHSRFIFGHRQDKERKVLDWFGPEPHPKNIRNQGHLLIATQVVEQSLDLDFDWLVTQLCPADLLFQRMGRLHRHAKNRPDRPKLFADPICTVLLPIEPDYALHEVIYGNSRVLWRTQRLLETAGGDEDLQITFPTAYRDWIEKVYDENAWPDEPESVLKSYDVYDKDCYTSKMLAKQLINSSMHELSDNDANVSVLTRDGDMSLNVIPVYLDSQGRRCLLNGKMIDEMDESQRSEAINLNSVAVPSSWGKHDRLPISDQEGLIWLSMQRQENDQFIAKHYNDTYLYHPDTGLIRIDPIEENA; from the coding sequence ATTACGGCAAATTCGATTTGCGCTTCCAGCGCAAGGCGCGAGAAGCCTGGGAAAACGTCAATGCCGAATTGAATGCCATTCCTACACAACTGACCGGCCAAGCAATTAAAGAATATAACCACGGGCCGGCCGGGCTTTACTGGTTTTATCGCGATCAACATCCGCGCTTCTCTTCCGGGGACGGCGATTTTTACTTTGACGATAATGATGAATGGCTGGCCTGGTCAAGTTGGCTGGCGCCGGTGGTCGGCCATCACGGTATTGTGCCGGGCGAACACGAGAAAGACGCGCCGAAATATAGCCTATTCGCTTCCGAAACCCTGTTGGATACTTTCAAGCAAGCCAGGTTACAGTGGCTTCAAGCTTTAGAACGGTTATTTCTTGTTCCTGCAGGGCTAACATTGGCGGATACGCCGCCGCTACTTGAGCAAACCAAAAATAAGCAATCGCCGGCGACGATGCTGGCAGGATTTTGTTCGGTCGCTGATTGGTTGGGGTCGTGCGACTGGTTTCGCTATGACAAGCAGCCATGTCCTGATCTTGAAAAATTAACCCAGTGGTATGAGCAGCGATTGGAAATTGCCGGAAGCATTTTACAGGAGGCCGGCGTTATCAGCCAGGTTCAGCCTTATCAATCGATCGATGTGTTACTGAACGGCAACTCTCCCAGACAAGTCCAGTGCCTGATCGAACGCCTACCCAAAACACCCGGCATGACGCTGATCGAAGCCTCCACCGGCTCAGGCAAAACCGAAACGGCATTGGCTTATGCCTGGCAATTATTGGCTTTGGGTTTGGCCGACAGCATTGTGTTTGCCTTGCCGACTCAGGCAACTGCCAATGCGATGTTGAGCCGTCTGGAAAAAGCCGCGCCGCTGCTGTTTGCCAATCAGACCAATGTCGTACTAGCACACGGGCGAGCCAAATATCAACAAGATTTCATCGATTTAAAACAAGCCTGTCGCCCCCAAACCGCCCAAGGCAATGAAGAAGCCTGGGTGCAATGCGGCAACTGGCTGGCACAAAGCCGTAAACGGGTTTTTCTCGGCCAGATTGGGGTGTGCACGGTCGACCAAGTCTTCGTATCGGTGTTGCCGGTCAAGCATAAATTTGTGCGCGGATTCGGCCTGGGCCGAAGCGTTTTGATCATCGACGAAGTTCATGCCTATGACAGTTACATGTATGGACTCATGGATGCCGTGCTGGAACAGCAACGCCTTGCCGGCGGCAGTGCGATTTTACTGTCAGCGACGTTGCCGTCCGGGCAAAAACGGCAGCTGGCTGCGGCATGGGCATGTCAATATGAGGTCGTCAATCAGACTTATCCGATTATCAGCCATTACAGCGCCGGACAAGTTGAAACTTTCGATCTCATGGAGATGCCCGAGCAGCAGCCTAAACCGGTTACCGTCGGTCTAGAGCTAATAAAATATCCCGAACTATTGCCGGACGCCTTGTTCCTACAACGGTTACTGGACGCGGTTGAACAAGGCGCGCAAGTTTGCCTGGTGTGCAATCTGGTCGCTGACGCCCAGCAGCTTTATCAACGCTGCCAAGTGCTCATCGAACAATCGGCAATACTCACAGCGGAGCAATGCCTGCTGTTCCATTCCCGCTTCATCTTCGGCCACCGCCAGGACAAGGAGCGTAAGGTCCTGGATTGGTTCGGCCCCGAACCGCACCCGAAAAATATCAGAAACCAAGGTCATTTGTTGATAGCGACGCAAGTGGTCGAGCAATCTCTCGATCTCGACTTCGACTGGCTGGTAACTCAGCTTTGCCCGGCAGATTTATTGTTTCAACGCATGGGCCGTTTGCATCGTCATGCCAAAAATCGGCCGGACAGGCCGAAGCTCTTTGCCGATCCGATTTGTACCGTACTGCTGCCGATCGAGCCGGATTACGCATTGCACGAAGTCATCTACGGCAACAGTCGGGTGCTTTGGCGCACTCAACGGCTTTTGGAAACTGCCGGAGGTGACGAAGATTTACAAATCACCTTTCCGACAGCTTATAGGGATTGGATCGAGAAAGTTTATGATGAAAATGCATGGCCGGATGAACCTGAATCGGTGCTGAAAAGCTACGATGTCTACGATAAAGACTGCTACACCAGCAAGATGTTGGCGAAGCAGTTGATTAACAGCAGCATGCACGAACTTTCGGATAATGATGCGAATGTTTCCGTCCTTACCCGTGACGGGGACATGAGCCTGAACGTCATTCCTGTCTATCTCGACTCACAGGGACGGCGATGCCTGTTAAACGGCAAAATGATCGATGAGATGGATGAAAGCCAACGATCGGAAGCCATCAATCTGAACAGCGTTGCCGTACCAAGCAGTTGGGGAAAACACGATCGGTTACCGATATCCGATCAAGAGGGGTTAATTTGGCTTTCTATGCAACGTCAAGAAAACGATCAATTTATAGCTAAACACTACAATGATACTTATCTGTATCATCCCGATACCGGCCTCATCCGCATTGATCCAATCGAGGAGAACGCATGA